Proteins encoded within one genomic window of Bermanella sp. WJH001:
- a CDS encoding EcoAI/FtnUII family type I restriction enzme subunit R: MDKKSLSEADIISKFILPAVKDSGWDDITQIRQEVKLRDGKVIVRGNMGVRKTVKSADVVLYHKPNMPLAVIEAKANKHGIAKGVQQGLDYARLLDVPFVFASNGDGFIFHDKTAPANGGQLESQISLEDFPTPQQLWDKFRAYKGYTDHQLPYITQPYYDDGSGKSPRYYQLQAINKTVEAVSRGQNRNLLVMATGTGKTYTAFQIIWRLWKAGLKKRILFLADRNVLVDQTRINDFQPFGQAMTKITGRTVDPAYEIHLALYQALTGPEEHQKAFKQVDPDFFDLIIIDECHRGSAAEDSAWREILEYFSSATQVGLTATPKETDEVSNIDYFGEPVYTYSLKEGIEDGFLAPYKVIRVDLDVDLQGWRPTKGQVDKNGEIIEDRIYNQKDFDRTLVIDERTQVVAETITAYLKRTDPMAKTIVFCNDINHAERMREALVNLNPEQMAKNEKYVMKITGDDDQGKAQLDNFINPKKAYPVIATTSELMTTGVDAKTCKLVVLDQNIQSMTKFKQIIGRGTRIDDKYNKLWFTILDFKKATELFADERFDGVPEKIMVTKPEIIVDIDNPEFDDELAATDEEGEDNTIKNPEPEYDTNGNIADNGQGSEKEWIDGPISDEEDEKRFIKFHVSGVTVKKLAERVQYYDSDGKLITESFKDYTRKTVMQQYATVEEFRKHWNQADRKQVIIDELAGLGVIWQALEDDVSRDLDPFDLICHVAFDQPPLTRQERANNVKKRNYFGKYSEEARNVLDTLLEKYADQGVTEIESKNVLKVAPFDRMGRPREIVEKAFGGTAQYDAAIKDLEGALYGSANETEPQSA; this comes from the coding sequence ATGGATAAGAAGTCACTCAGCGAAGCCGATATCATCAGCAAATTCATCCTGCCTGCCGTCAAAGATTCTGGCTGGGATGACATCACCCAGATCCGCCAAGAAGTAAAACTACGTGATGGTAAGGTAATTGTACGCGGTAACATGGGTGTAAGAAAAACCGTTAAATCTGCCGATGTAGTGCTTTACCATAAACCCAATATGCCCCTCGCCGTAATAGAGGCTAAGGCGAATAAACATGGCATTGCCAAGGGTGTCCAGCAAGGGTTAGATTATGCCCGTTTATTAGATGTGCCCTTTGTATTTGCATCCAATGGCGATGGTTTTATCTTTCACGATAAAACCGCCCCTGCAAACGGTGGCCAACTTGAATCCCAAATCAGCCTAGAAGACTTCCCTACACCGCAACAACTATGGGATAAGTTCCGCGCTTACAAGGGCTATACCGATCACCAATTACCCTACATCACCCAGCCTTATTATGACGATGGCAGCGGCAAGTCACCACGCTATTACCAACTGCAAGCCATTAATAAAACCGTCGAAGCCGTATCCCGCGGACAAAACCGCAACCTATTGGTGATGGCCACAGGAACAGGTAAAACCTACACCGCATTTCAAATCATCTGGCGCTTATGGAAAGCCGGATTAAAAAAACGCATTTTGTTTTTAGCTGACCGCAACGTGTTGGTAGATCAAACCCGCATCAATGACTTTCAGCCGTTTGGCCAAGCCATGACCAAAATCACAGGGCGTACCGTTGACCCAGCCTATGAAATTCACTTGGCGTTATACCAAGCCTTAACCGGGCCAGAAGAACATCAAAAAGCCTTTAAACAAGTCGACCCAGATTTCTTTGACTTGATTATCATCGACGAGTGTCACCGTGGCAGCGCCGCTGAAGACAGCGCATGGCGCGAAATACTCGAATACTTTTCAAGTGCCACTCAAGTGGGATTAACCGCCACGCCAAAAGAAACCGATGAAGTATCCAACATCGATTATTTTGGCGAACCGGTTTATACCTACTCTTTAAAAGAAGGCATCGAAGATGGCTTCTTAGCCCCTTATAAAGTCATACGTGTAGATTTAGACGTCGACCTGCAAGGCTGGCGACCAACAAAAGGCCAAGTGGATAAAAACGGCGAAATCATAGAAGACCGCATCTACAACCAAAAAGACTTTGACCGCACCTTAGTCATTGATGAGCGTACACAAGTGGTGGCCGAAACCATCACCGCGTATTTAAAACGTACCGACCCAATGGCCAAAACCATCGTGTTTTGTAACGACATTAACCACGCTGAGCGCATGCGCGAGGCACTGGTGAACTTAAACCCAGAGCAGATGGCCAAAAACGAAAAATACGTTATGAAAATCACGGGGGATGATGATCAAGGCAAAGCCCAGTTAGATAACTTTATCAACCCAAAAAAAGCCTATCCCGTGATCGCCACCACTTCTGAGCTGATGACCACAGGGGTCGACGCCAAAACCTGTAAGCTAGTGGTGTTGGATCAAAACATACAATCCATGACCAAGTTTAAGCAGATCATAGGTCGTGGCACGCGTATAGACGATAAATACAACAAACTCTGGTTCACCATTTTAGATTTTAAAAAAGCCACCGAGCTATTTGCTGATGAACGCTTTGACGGTGTGCCAGAAAAAATCATGGTCACCAAGCCCGAGATAATTGTTGATATTGATAATCCTGAATTTGACGATGAGCTGGCGGCAACAGATGAAGAGGGTGAAGACAACACAATCAAGAACCCAGAACCTGAGTACGACACTAACGGCAATATAGCCGACAATGGTCAAGGCTCAGAGAAAGAGTGGATAGACGGGCCTATCAGCGACGAAGAAGACGAAAAACGCTTCATCAAGTTTCACGTCAGTGGCGTCACGGTTAAAAAACTCGCCGAGCGCGTTCAATACTACGACAGTGATGGCAAGCTTATTACCGAGTCGTTTAAAGACTACACCCGCAAAACCGTCATGCAGCAATACGCCACGGTAGAAGAGTTCCGTAAGCATTGGAATCAAGCCGATCGTAAGCAAGTCATCATCGACGAACTGGCAGGGCTGGGAGTCATTTGGCAGGCACTAGAAGACGACGTAAGTCGTGACCTCGACCCTTTCGATCTCATATGTCACGTAGCCTTCGATCAGCCGCCGCTTACCCGTCAAGAGCGTGCTAACAACGTGAAAAAACGTAATTACTTTGGCAAGTACAGCGAAGAAGCCAGAAATGTATTGGATACACTGCTCGAAAAATACGCAGACCAAGGCGTGACAGAAATCGAATCGAAAAACGTCCTAAAGGTCGCACCATTTGATAGAATGGGCCGCCCAAGGGAAATTGTAGAAAAAGCCTTTGGTGGTACAGCTCAATACGATGCGGCCATTAAAGACTTAGAAGGGGCGTTGTATGGTTCGGCCAACGAAACCGAACCACAAAGTGCATAG
- a CDS encoding SlyX family protein, whose amino-acid sequence MTQSDQEQIEDLQMRIAFLEQNLDELNEIVTSQQTQMAMMERAMKYLSSRLEQVSPANIRSPEDETPPPHY is encoded by the coding sequence ATGACCCAATCCGACCAAGAGCAAATTGAAGACCTGCAAATGCGCATTGCCTTCTTAGAACAAAACCTCGATGAATTAAACGAAATCGTCACCAGCCAGCAAACGCAAATGGCGATGATGGAACGTGCAATGAAATATTTAAGCAGCCGTTTGGAGCAGGTATCCCCTGCTAACATTCGCAGCCCTGAAGATGAGACGCCACCGCCTCATTATTAG
- a CDS encoding helix-turn-helix transcriptional regulator, with protein MKDPRLVAFGERVRQIRKEKGLSQEALADLAGIDRSYMGHIERGDQNITLTKIFQIAKALETSPHNLICD; from the coding sequence ATGAAAGATCCACGTTTAGTCGCATTTGGGGAACGAGTTCGCCAGATAAGAAAAGAGAAGGGGCTATCGCAGGAAGCCTTGGCCGATCTAGCAGGGATAGACCGGAGTTATATGGGGCATATTGAACGCGGTGATCAAAATATTACACTAACCAAGATTTTCCAGATTGCTAAAGCATTGGAAACATCGCCACATAATCTTATTTGTGATTAG
- a CDS encoding SprT family zinc-dependent metalloprotease produces MNVPIKPQSQTMSFRYGDEQITFERVKRPQATGKVSIKVHPDCRVIASAPEGAKSEAVLSAVKKRGRWIYEQLRDFRKQLEFITPRQYISGESHYYLGKQYLLKVIEAPEQVQGVKLLRGKLEVSVRTKSAEKVKVLLTDWYKARAKETFAKRLDVMLEQALWVEERPPLRILTMQTQWGSCSPNGRITLNPHLVKASRECIDYVILHELCHIAEHNHSERFYRLMGQVMPKWEKTKERLDGMANAIFSGITTR; encoded by the coding sequence ATGAACGTACCTATTAAACCTCAAAGCCAGACCATGAGCTTCCGCTACGGCGATGAGCAGATTACGTTTGAGCGAGTTAAGCGCCCGCAAGCCACAGGCAAGGTATCAATCAAGGTTCATCCCGATTGTCGGGTAATCGCATCGGCTCCTGAGGGGGCTAAGAGCGAAGCCGTGTTATCTGCTGTTAAAAAGCGTGGGCGCTGGATATACGAGCAGCTTAGGGATTTCCGCAAGCAGCTTGAATTCATAACCCCTCGTCAATACATCAGCGGTGAGAGCCATTACTACCTCGGGAAACAGTACCTACTGAAAGTGATTGAAGCGCCTGAGCAGGTTCAAGGCGTGAAACTACTACGCGGTAAGTTAGAAGTTTCGGTAAGAACAAAGTCCGCTGAAAAGGTGAAAGTGCTACTAACAGACTGGTACAAAGCGCGGGCCAAGGAAACCTTCGCCAAGCGCCTCGATGTCATGCTGGAGCAAGCCCTTTGGGTAGAAGAACGACCACCTCTGCGCATACTGACAATGCAAACCCAATGGGGCAGCTGTTCACCCAATGGCAGAATCACTCTGAACCCTCACCTGGTTAAAGCGTCTCGTGAATGCATTGATTACGTGATTTTACACGAGCTTTGCCACATAGCTGAACATAACCACAGCGAGCGGTTCTATCGGTTAATGGGTCAGGTAATGCCAAAGTGGGAAAAGACGAAAGAGCGGCTGGATGGGATGGCAAATGCGATATTTTCAGGAATTACAACAAGGTAA
- a CDS encoding cold shock domain-containing protein, protein MQNSLLKKALVCVLLALPTPALMAALFSVAGGSAIFIFAQPLAEQGGVSLFLQQDGAIAAYLAAVFVAFVVLFIAASTSSQAQFKRRGTGTLVESDVDDGRERGVVKWFNVKKGFGFVTRDNGDDVFVHFRSIRGSGHRSLSEGQAVKFSVVDGQKGLQAEDVSVVR, encoded by the coding sequence ATGCAAAATTCACTGTTAAAGAAAGCATTAGTCTGTGTGCTGTTGGCACTTCCAACACCAGCATTAATGGCAGCACTGTTCTCTGTTGCTGGCGGTAGCGCCATCTTCATATTCGCCCAACCACTAGCCGAGCAAGGTGGTGTATCACTATTTTTACAACAAGACGGTGCAATTGCAGCTTATTTAGCCGCCGTATTCGTAGCATTTGTTGTACTGTTCATTGCAGCAAGCACCTCAAGCCAAGCACAATTTAAACGTCGCGGCACTGGCACACTGGTTGAGTCAGATGTTGATGATGGTCGTGAGCGTGGCGTCGTTAAATGGTTCAACGTTAAAAAAGGCTTCGGCTTTGTAACCCGTGATAATGGCGACGACGTATTCGTTCATTTTCGCAGCATCCGTGGCAGCGGCCACCGTTCACTAAGCGAAGGCCAAGCCGTTAAGTTTTCCGTAGTAGACGGTCAAAAAGGCCTACAAGCAGAAGACGTATCCGTTGTACGCTAA
- a CDS encoding type I restriction endonuclease subunit R: MTQYTPKFQEEYSAKLPALTLLTNLGWSFLSPELALAARGGKADEVVLRQVLRSELKKRTFNFAGKSYPLSEKAIDNLIAEVCSPALNEGLLTANERLYNHLLYGISVTEFVDGKKASPTVALIDWQNPANNSFVFTEEFTVTRSGGVESRRPDIVCFVNGIPLVVIEAKRPDGNAKKGPTIDEGISQSLRNQRHDEIPLLFAYSQMLLSINGNEGRYGTCGTPAKFWAAWREEDISDAEMYAIKNKTLKDEQLTNLFNHRPAKDLDWYQSLTAAGELAVTGQDQLLISLLSPARLLEMTRYFTLFDKKAGKIVARYQQVFGIKRLIERINTRSVTGGREGGVIWHTTGSGKSFTMVFLSKALILHESLKQCRIVVVTDRVDLETQLSKTFASGGELAGKKDKEAAMATSGKRLAEQIGKGTERIIFSLIQKFNTATKMPECVNHSSDIIVLIDEGHRSQGGENHIRMKQALPNAAFVAFTGTPLLKDDKTTNKFGPIVHAYTMQRAVEDQTVTPLLYEERIPDLDVNERAIDSWFERITEGLSDDQKADLKRKFAKKGQVYGADDRIRLIALDIANHFVKNIDEGLKGQLACDSKASAIKYKKYLDEAGLFESAVVMSPPDSREGNTAVDEATTPEVTQWWKDNVGSQDEQAYTKHLIERFDKDDSLKILIVVDKLLTGFDEPKNAVLYIDKPLKEHNLIQAIARVNRLHPKKKFGLLIDYRGILAELDTTIQKYQDLASRTQGGYDINDIAGLYNQMSTEYKRLPQLYKQLWAIFDGVKNKNDIEQLRQVLVPKIEERGGEPSAGIAGELVDVHLKVREDFYEALTAFASCLKVALQSATFFEDKSFSDQDRRHYKETMKQFSSLRQLVQQDSGEKIDYDEYAEQVKKLLDKHVVGVEVKEPSGVYEVGKMGQKQQPEDWSEDKTRNETDIIKTRVTRMIEQELRDDPYAQEAFSKLLRQAIEEAEKLFDHPLKQYMLFREFEEQVQDRRLNDIPDAFAGNRHAQAYFGVFKKVLPEALAVLDQQVQDKWVKVAFEIDQAVETSVAENSINPQNIEADIRKKLLPRMFQECKTIGGGMDQAKKIVEMIVQITRVGLNGA; encoded by the coding sequence ATGACACAATACACACCCAAATTTCAGGAAGAATACAGTGCCAAGTTACCGGCGCTGACGTTGTTGACCAACCTCGGGTGGTCGTTCCTCTCTCCTGAACTCGCGTTAGCTGCCCGTGGTGGTAAAGCCGATGAAGTGGTTTTACGCCAGGTGCTACGCAGCGAACTTAAGAAGCGCACGTTTAACTTTGCTGGGAAGAGCTACCCGCTGTCTGAAAAGGCTATCGACAACCTGATCGCAGAGGTGTGCAGCCCTGCACTTAATGAAGGCTTGTTAACGGCTAACGAACGCCTGTACAACCACCTGCTGTATGGCATCTCCGTCACTGAGTTTGTGGATGGTAAAAAGGCCAGCCCGACCGTTGCGCTAATTGATTGGCAGAACCCCGCCAATAACAGCTTTGTATTTACCGAAGAGTTTACCGTTACCCGCTCTGGTGGAGTCGAAAGCCGCAGACCCGACATTGTCTGCTTTGTTAACGGTATTCCTCTGGTTGTGATTGAGGCCAAGCGCCCCGATGGCAATGCCAAAAAAGGCCCCACCATTGACGAAGGCATTTCGCAAAGCCTGCGTAACCAGCGACATGACGAAATCCCGTTACTGTTCGCCTATAGCCAAATGTTGTTATCCATAAACGGCAACGAAGGTCGCTATGGTACCTGTGGCACACCCGCTAAGTTTTGGGCCGCCTGGCGTGAAGAAGACATCTCCGATGCCGAGATGTACGCTATCAAAAACAAAACGCTCAAAGACGAACAGCTGACGAACTTGTTCAACCATCGCCCGGCAAAAGACCTGGATTGGTACCAGAGCCTGACCGCTGCCGGAGAGCTTGCAGTGACTGGTCAGGATCAATTACTGATCAGCTTGTTAAGCCCTGCCCGGTTGCTTGAGATGACCCGTTACTTCACCTTATTCGATAAAAAGGCTGGCAAAATTGTTGCCCGTTATCAGCAGGTATTTGGTATCAAGCGGTTGATTGAACGTATCAATACCCGTAGCGTCACCGGGGGGCGTGAAGGCGGTGTGATTTGGCACACCACGGGGTCGGGCAAGTCATTCACTATGGTGTTTTTAAGTAAGGCGCTGATCCTCCACGAAAGCCTGAAGCAATGCCGTATTGTGGTGGTTACTGACCGGGTAGATCTGGAAACCCAGTTGAGCAAAACCTTTGCCTCGGGCGGTGAACTGGCCGGTAAAAAAGACAAAGAAGCAGCCATGGCGACCTCTGGTAAACGCCTAGCTGAACAGATTGGCAAGGGCACTGAGCGGATCATCTTCTCACTGATCCAGAAGTTTAATACCGCTACCAAAATGCCAGAGTGTGTAAACCACAGCTCTGACATAATTGTGCTGATTGATGAAGGCCACCGCAGCCAGGGTGGTGAAAACCATATTCGTATGAAGCAGGCGCTGCCTAATGCTGCCTTTGTCGCCTTCACCGGCACGCCACTGTTAAAAGACGACAAGACCACCAATAAGTTTGGCCCCATTGTGCATGCTTACACCATGCAACGCGCGGTGGAAGACCAAACTGTTACACCGCTGCTATACGAAGAACGTATTCCAGATTTGGATGTGAATGAACGTGCCATCGACAGTTGGTTTGAGCGGATTACCGAAGGCCTTTCCGATGACCAGAAGGCCGACTTAAAACGCAAGTTTGCCAAGAAGGGCCAGGTATACGGTGCGGATGACCGCATTCGTTTGATTGCCCTAGATATTGCCAACCATTTCGTAAAGAACATCGACGAAGGTTTGAAAGGCCAGTTAGCCTGCGACAGTAAGGCCTCTGCGATCAAGTACAAAAAGTATCTGGACGAAGCAGGCTTGTTTGAATCTGCCGTGGTGATGAGCCCACCCGATAGTCGTGAAGGTAACACTGCTGTGGATGAGGCCACCACACCCGAAGTGACCCAGTGGTGGAAAGACAATGTGGGCAGCCAAGATGAACAGGCTTACACCAAACACTTGATCGAACGCTTCGACAAAGATGATTCACTGAAGATACTCATCGTGGTTGATAAGCTGCTCACCGGCTTTGATGAGCCGAAAAACGCTGTGCTCTATATCGACAAACCCCTGAAAGAGCACAACCTGATTCAGGCGATTGCACGGGTAAACCGGCTACACCCGAAGAAGAAGTTTGGCTTGCTCATCGACTATCGCGGCATTCTGGCGGAACTTGATACCACTATTCAGAAATACCAGGATCTTGCTTCCCGTACTCAGGGCGGTTACGACATTAATGATATTGCTGGCCTCTACAACCAGATGAGTACCGAGTACAAGCGCCTGCCACAACTCTATAAGCAATTGTGGGCCATATTCGATGGTGTGAAAAACAAGAACGACATCGAGCAATTGCGCCAGGTACTGGTTCCCAAGATTGAAGAGCGTGGCGGAGAGCCCTCAGCGGGTATTGCTGGAGAGCTGGTTGACGTCCATCTAAAGGTGAGAGAGGACTTCTACGAAGCCCTAACAGCCTTCGCCAGCTGCTTGAAGGTAGCACTACAATCGGCCACCTTCTTTGAAGACAAGAGCTTTAGCGACCAGGATCGTCGTCACTACAAAGAGACGATGAAGCAATTCTCCAGCCTGCGCCAACTTGTGCAGCAAGATTCCGGTGAGAAGATTGACTACGACGAATACGCCGAACAAGTGAAAAAGCTGCTGGATAAGCATGTGGTGGGTGTCGAGGTTAAAGAACCCAGTGGCGTGTATGAAGTTGGCAAGATGGGTCAAAAGCAACAGCCGGAAGACTGGAGCGAAGATAAAACCCGCAACGAAACCGACATCATCAAAACCCGCGTAACCCGAATGATTGAACAAGAGCTACGGGATGACCCTTACGCTCAGGAAGCGTTCTCCAAGCTGCTACGCCAAGCCATTGAGGAAGCTGAAAAACTATTCGACCACCCACTGAAGCAGTACATGCTGTTCCGTGAATTCGAAGAGCAAGTGCAGGACAGGCGCCTGAACGACATACCCGATGCGTTTGCCGGTAATCGCCATGCGCAGGCCTATTTCGGTGTATTCAAAAAGGTATTGCCGGAAGCATTGGCTGTGCTCGACCAGCAAGTTCAGGATAAGTGGGTAAAAGTCGCCTTTGAAATTGACCAGGCGGTAGAAACCTCTGTCGCGGAAAACTCCATCAACCCACAGAACATCGAAGCCGACATTCGCAAAAAACTACTACCGCGCATGTTCCAAGAATGCAAAACCATTGGTGGCGGTATGGATCAGGCCAAGAAGATTGTTGAGATGATTGTTCAGATCACTCGGGTCGGGTTGAACGGTGCTTGA
- a CDS encoding type I restriction-modification system subunit M N-terminal domain-containing protein, giving the protein MSVSSVIKSIQDIMRKDAGVDGDAQRLGQLSWLLFLKIFDAQEEDLEFEHDDYRSPIPTQYLWRNWAADNQGITGDALLEFVNNDLIVNLKNLTAPIDKNPRGFVAKEAFSDAFNYMKNGTLLRQVINKLNEINFHSTQERHLFGDIYEQILKDLQSAGNAGEFYTMSSSSCANKCHLGSFQISVTSLAA; this is encoded by the coding sequence ATGTCCGTATCATCCGTTATAAAATCCATCCAAGACATCATGCGTAAAGACGCAGGGGTAGACGGCGATGCACAGCGTTTAGGTCAGCTGTCTTGGTTATTATTTTTAAAAATATTCGACGCCCAAGAAGAAGACCTAGAATTCGAGCATGACGATTATCGCTCCCCCATCCCTACCCAATACCTGTGGCGCAACTGGGCAGCCGATAACCAAGGCATCACAGGGGACGCGTTATTAGAATTTGTAAACAACGACCTAATCGTCAACCTAAAAAACCTAACCGCCCCAATCGATAAAAACCCCCGTGGTTTTGTGGCCAAAGAAGCATTCAGCGACGCCTTCAACTACATGAAAAACGGCACGTTGTTGCGTCAGGTAATCAACAAACTCAACGAAATTAATTTTCACAGTACGCAAGAACGTCACCTGTTTGGTGACATCTACGAGCAAATCTTAAAAGACCTGCAAAGCGCAGGTAACGCAGGAGAGTTTTATACAATGTCATCTTCATCATGTGCGAACAAATGCCACCTTGGTAGTTTCCAAATTAGTGTTACAAGCTTGGCGGCTTAG
- a CDS encoding Gldg family protein → MKPSVLKFVLAPVCFVLVLLISQVIFKGARVDLTEQAIYSLSQGSKNIVRNLEQEVTLNLYFSDKATKDLTALRSYAKRVEELLQEYVLLSDGKLKLNLIDPEPFSEAEDKAAEAGLQAVPIATGDDVYFGLQAKNSKGDESTIGFFQPDKEPFLEYEISELIYRLSQTRIPVVGLMTSLEMRGGFDMQRGGTTPPWAVFEQLDQLYDVRWVEDQIEEIEKDIELLIVVQPSSLDDASLYAIDQYVMNGGKLIAFVDPKAEGKQPSPMGVDDIAINPLQPLLQQWGVLYDDSQVVIDAQYGLTVSMGQGMPPVRHLGLLGLQADGLNPNEVATGELETVNLASAGFVAPTADATTTFDALLWSSTVAQTVDVNRYNMAQDPRQLMDGFEPTGESYVLAARLSGQATSYFEKAPVELENPTQHKTNNDNINVMVVADSDILTDRLWVQVQNFFGQRIVQPWADNGALANNMVEQYLGSNDLIAIRSRGRFARPFEVVQDLQQQAQSEFYENEQALQRQLEETEQRMAELETQRDKDSLTLSPEQEATLNGFQQEKLRIRKALRDVRHELDKDIESLGSWLKVLNIAIIPVLLTLLLLLLARLTLRKTRTS, encoded by the coding sequence ATGAAACCGTCCGTATTAAAGTTTGTATTGGCCCCTGTGTGTTTTGTCCTGGTGCTGTTGATTAGCCAAGTAATATTCAAAGGTGCTCGTGTGGACTTAACCGAGCAAGCAATTTATAGCTTGTCCCAGGGTTCTAAAAATATCGTACGCAACCTTGAACAAGAGGTGACCTTAAACCTGTATTTTTCAGACAAAGCCACCAAAGATTTAACCGCACTGCGCAGCTACGCCAAGCGAGTAGAAGAGCTACTGCAAGAATATGTGTTGTTATCTGATGGTAAATTAAAGCTTAACCTCATTGACCCTGAGCCATTCTCAGAAGCGGAAGACAAAGCCGCCGAAGCAGGCTTACAAGCCGTACCCATTGCCACAGGTGATGATGTGTACTTTGGTTTGCAAGCAAAAAACAGCAAAGGTGATGAATCCACTATTGGCTTTTTCCAACCAGATAAAGAGCCATTTTTAGAATATGAAATCAGCGAACTGATTTACCGCTTAAGCCAAACCCGTATCCCTGTGGTGGGTTTAATGACCAGCCTAGAAATGCGTGGCGGCTTTGATATGCAACGCGGTGGCACCACACCACCTTGGGCCGTGTTTGAACAACTTGATCAGCTATACGACGTACGTTGGGTAGAAGATCAAATTGAAGAAATCGAAAAAGACATCGAGCTGTTAATTGTTGTGCAACCGTCATCATTGGACGACGCCAGCTTGTACGCCATTGACCAATATGTCATGAACGGCGGCAAACTCATCGCCTTTGTTGACCCAAAAGCCGAAGGCAAACAACCCAGCCCAATGGGCGTAGACGATATTGCCATCAACCCATTACAGCCATTACTCCAACAATGGGGTGTACTGTATGACGACAGCCAAGTGGTGATCGACGCACAGTACGGTTTAACCGTATCCATGGGCCAAGGCATGCCACCGGTTCGCCATTTAGGTTTATTAGGATTACAAGCGGATGGTCTAAACCCAAATGAAGTGGCAACCGGTGAACTTGAAACAGTGAACCTAGCCAGTGCAGGATTTGTTGCCCCTACCGCTGACGCCACCACCACCTTTGATGCCTTGTTATGGTCAAGCACAGTGGCACAAACGGTGGACGTGAACCGCTACAACATGGCCCAAGACCCACGCCAATTAATGGATGGCTTTGAGCCAACAGGTGAAAGTTACGTATTGGCCGCCCGTCTAAGTGGTCAAGCAACTAGCTATTTTGAAAAAGCGCCGGTTGAATTAGAAAACCCAACCCAACACAAAACCAATAATGACAACATCAACGTCATGGTAGTGGCTGACAGTGATATTTTAACCGACCGCTTATGGGTGCAAGTGCAAAACTTTTTTGGTCAGCGCATTGTGCAACCTTGGGCTGACAACGGTGCATTGGCAAACAACATGGTAGAGCAATACCTAGGCAGCAATGACTTAATCGCCATTCGCAGTCGTGGCCGTTTTGCGCGCCCATTTGAAGTGGTACAAGATCTACAGCAGCAAGCGCAAAGTGAGTTTTATGAAAACGAACAAGCCTTGCAGCGCCAATTAGAAGAAACCGAACAGCGCATGGCAGAGCTTGAAACCCAGCGAGACAAAGACTCGCTTACCTTAAGCCCAGAACAAGAAGCCACCCTTAATGGCTTTCAGCAAGAAAAATTACGCATTCGTAAAGCCTTGCGTGATGTGCGCCACGAACTAGACAAAGACATCGAAAGCCTAGGCAGCTGGTTAAAAGTACTGAATATCGCCATTATTCCTGTATTACTGACTTTGTTGTTATTATTGCTGGCTCGATTAACATTACGCAAAACACGCACGTCGTAG
- a CDS encoding nucleotide pyrophosphohydrolase, translated as MDTFEQLKAPLQAFADERDWDKFHSPKNLSMALSVEASELVECFQWLTEEQSKNLTPEQRQAVIDEMADIQVYLLRLATKLDVDMLKAVEQKMVKNAAKYPADLVKGSTKKYTEYK; from the coding sequence ATGGACACGTTCGAGCAACTAAAAGCCCCCCTGCAAGCCTTCGCCGACGAGCGCGATTGGGACAAATTCCATTCCCCCAAAAACCTATCCATGGCATTAAGCGTTGAAGCATCTGAATTAGTGGAATGCTTTCAATGGCTCACCGAAGAACAATCCAAAAACTTAACCCCAGAACAACGCCAAGCGGTGATTGATGAAATGGCCGACATACAAGTGTACTTGCTGCGCCTCGCCACCAAATTAGATGTAGACATGTTAAAAGCGGTTGAGCAAAAAATGGTGAAAAACGCGGCAAAGTATCCGGCGGATTTGGTGAAGGGCAGTACGAAGAAATATACGGAGTACAAATAA